In a single window of the Pseudomonas sp. B21-015 genome:
- the cysQ gene encoding 3'(2'),5'-bisphosphate nucleotidase CysQ produces MKLNFPHPLMAPVVELALKAGEAILPFWRVNVAVTAKSDDSPVTAADMAAHHVILAGLTALDPSIPVLSEEDANIPQSVRAGWQRWWLVDPLDGTKEFISGSEEFTVNIALIEQGRVVFGVVSMPTNGRFYVGGAGFGAWRGDQGAEPLPIQVREVPAVGEAFTVVASRRHSSPEQERLLAGLSDSLGELQLANIGSSLKFCLLAEGAADCYPRLAPTSQWDTAAAQGVLEGAGGEVLDLNGEPFCYPARESLLNEFFLALPAKAVWREKLLALARN; encoded by the coding sequence ATGAAGTTGAACTTTCCCCATCCGTTGATGGCGCCGGTCGTTGAACTGGCTTTAAAGGCAGGCGAGGCGATCCTGCCGTTCTGGCGCGTCAATGTTGCCGTGACGGCAAAGTCCGATGATTCCCCGGTCACGGCCGCCGACATGGCCGCTCACCATGTGATTCTGGCCGGGTTGACGGCGTTGGATCCGAGCATCCCGGTGTTGTCCGAAGAGGACGCCAACATTCCCCAGAGCGTGCGCGCCGGCTGGCAGCGCTGGTGGCTGGTCGACCCGTTGGACGGGACCAAGGAGTTCATTTCCGGCAGCGAAGAGTTCACCGTCAACATTGCGCTGATCGAGCAGGGGCGTGTGGTGTTCGGCGTGGTGTCGATGCCCACCAACGGGCGTTTTTATGTCGGCGGTGCCGGGTTCGGGGCCTGGCGTGGCGATCAGGGTGCCGAGCCGTTGCCGATTCAGGTTCGTGAGGTTCCGGCTGTGGGTGAAGCCTTCACGGTGGTCGCCAGTCGTCGGCATTCGAGCCCTGAACAGGAGCGGTTACTCGCGGGGTTGAGCGACAGCCTGGGTGAGCTGCAATTGGCCAACATCGGCAGTTCGCTGAAGTTTTGCCTGCTGGCGGAAGGGGCGGCGGATTGTTATCCACGGTTGGCGCCGACTTCGCAGTGGGATACCGCAGCGGCGCAAGGTGTGCTGGAAGGCGCGGGCGGTGAGGTACTGGATTTGAATGGTGAGCCGTTCTGTTATCCGGCGCGGGAGTCGTTGTTGAATGAGTTCTTTTTGGCGCTGCCGGCTAAGGCGGTATGGCGGGAGAAGTTGTTGGCTTTGGCTCGCAACTAA
- the nudE gene encoding ADP compounds hydrolase NudE encodes MRQKPTVLAREIVATSRLFCVEELKLRFSNGVERTYERLVGKGAGYGAVMIVAMLDADHAVLVEEYCGGTDAYELSLPKGLIEPGEDVLAAAERELKEEAGYGAGQLEHLTELSLSPGYMSQKIQVVLATDLYEERLEGDEPEPMGVDKINLRELSALAQNPRFTEGRALAALYLARDLLTQRGVFLP; translated from the coding sequence ATGCGCCAGAAACCCACCGTACTCGCCCGCGAGATTGTCGCCACCAGCCGACTATTCTGTGTCGAAGAGCTGAAGTTGCGCTTTTCCAACGGCGTGGAACGTACTTACGAGCGCCTGGTCGGCAAAGGCGCCGGTTATGGCGCGGTGATGATCGTGGCGATGCTCGACGCGGACCACGCGGTGCTGGTGGAGGAATACTGCGGCGGCACCGATGCCTACGAACTGTCCCTGCCCAAAGGCTTGATCGAACCGGGCGAAGACGTGCTGGCGGCGGCCGAGCGGGAGCTCAAGGAAGAGGCCGGGTATGGCGCGGGGCAGCTGGAGCATCTGACCGAGTTGTCGTTGTCACCCGGCTACATGAGCCAGAAGATTCAGGTGGTGCTGGCCACCGATCTGTACGAAGAACGCCTGGAGGGCGACGAACCCGAGCCGATGGGCGTGGACAAGATCAACCTGCGTGAATTGTCGGCGTTGGCGCAGAATCCGCGATTCACTGAGGGCCGTGCCTTGGCGGCGCTGTATCTGGCCCGTGACCTGCTGACTCAGCGTGGGGTATTCCTGCCATGA
- the yrfG gene encoding GMP/IMP nucleotidase, which translates to MSLLPWRDIDTVLLDMDGTLLDLHYDNHFWMEHLPKRYAELHGVSLAMAELELQPLFERHAGQLQWYCLDFWSAELKLSVRELKLETAHLIALRPDADTFLAAIKQAGKRVVLITNAHRDSLSLKLEKIELASYFERLISSHDYGFAKEDPQFWDALQADIGFDPAHSLFIDDTLPILRSARNFGVAHLLAVSEPDSRKGPKDTAEFAAVGDYRELIAGL; encoded by the coding sequence ATGTCCCTGCTGCCCTGGCGCGACATCGATACCGTTCTGCTGGATATGGACGGCACGCTGCTGGACCTGCACTACGACAACCATTTCTGGATGGAGCATCTGCCAAAGCGTTATGCCGAGCTGCACGGAGTGAGCCTGGCCATGGCGGAGCTGGAATTGCAGCCGCTGTTCGAACGCCATGCCGGTCAGTTGCAGTGGTACTGCCTGGACTTCTGGAGCGCCGAGCTGAAGCTGTCGGTGCGCGAGCTGAAACTGGAAACCGCACACCTGATTGCCCTGCGTCCGGATGCGGACACTTTTCTGGCGGCGATCAAACAGGCCGGCAAGCGTGTGGTGCTGATCACCAACGCCCACCGCGACTCGCTGTCATTGAAGCTGGAAAAAATTGAACTGGCGTCCTATTTCGAGCGGTTGATCAGCTCCCACGATTACGGTTTTGCCAAGGAAGACCCGCAGTTCTGGGATGCCTTGCAGGCCGACATCGGCTTCGACCCGGCGCACAGTCTGTTTATCGACGATACGTTGCCGATTCTGCGCAGTGCTCGCAATTTTGGCGTGGCACACCTGTTGGCCGTGAGCGAGCCAGACAGCCGCAAAGGGCCGAAGGACACTGCCGAGTTTGCGGCGGTGGGGGATTATCGGGAGCTCATTGCAGGGCTTTAG
- the lysM gene encoding peptidoglycan-binding protein LysM, with translation MSIFSFVKEAGEKLIDLLTPGNTNASEQLKEHISKVGLGSPNVQATIDGDKVTVTGEVASQEEKEKILLAVGNIAGVGSVDDQITVTGPVAQAARFVTVKKGDTLSAISKAEYGDANKYNKIFEANKPMLSHPDKIYPGQVLRIPE, from the coding sequence ATGAGTATTTTTAGCTTTGTGAAAGAAGCAGGCGAAAAACTTATCGATCTGCTGACGCCTGGCAATACCAACGCCAGCGAGCAGTTGAAGGAACACATCAGCAAGGTCGGCCTGGGTAGCCCGAATGTTCAGGCGACCATTGATGGCGACAAAGTCACTGTCACCGGCGAAGTGGCAAGCCAGGAAGAGAAGGAAAAGATTCTGCTGGCCGTGGGCAATATTGCCGGTGTCGGTAGTGTGGATGACCAGATTACTGTGACCGGCCCGGTTGCTCAGGCGGCGCGGTTCGTCACCGTCAAAAAGGGCGACACCCTCAGCGCGATTTCCAAGGCCGAATACGGCGACGCGAACAAGTACAACAAAATCTTCGAGGCCAACAAACCAATGCTTTCACACCCGGACAAGATCTATCCGGGGCAGGTGTTGCGGATTCCTGAGTAA
- a CDS encoding LysR family transcriptional regulator — protein sequence MDIKQLKFLIALDETRHFGQAAARCHITQPTLSMRLRSLEEELELPLVNRGQRFEGFTAPGERVLAWARTVLAAYDGLQAEAAACRGNLVGTLRLGVVPLSSFDPVPLMQRLHAEHPNLRFELSALSSEQILEQLANNRLDLGVSYLERLDGERFDSLAFNETRMGLLYDQRFFSFGEAPLSWESLIELPMGMLTSGMHFRQSIDHNFHSRGLTPQPLLQTDAVHQLLQAVHGGLCCAVMPLNGGLENLTDHLRLQPIESAQTLARLGLIMRRSAPRSALAEACFAIYQKSLTDT from the coding sequence ATGGACATCAAGCAGCTCAAATTCCTCATCGCTCTCGACGAAACCCGGCACTTCGGCCAGGCCGCCGCGCGCTGTCACATCACCCAGCCGACCCTGTCCATGCGCCTGCGCAGCCTCGAAGAAGAGCTCGAACTGCCGCTGGTCAACCGCGGCCAACGCTTCGAAGGTTTCACCGCGCCGGGCGAGCGCGTGCTGGCGTGGGCACGTACGGTGCTGGCGGCTTACGACGGTTTGCAGGCCGAAGCGGCAGCCTGTCGTGGCAACCTCGTGGGTACGTTGCGTCTGGGCGTGGTGCCGCTGTCGAGCTTCGACCCGGTGCCACTGATGCAACGCCTGCATGCCGAGCATCCGAACCTGCGCTTCGAACTCTCGGCCCTGAGTTCCGAACAGATCCTCGAACAACTGGCGAACAACCGTCTCGACCTCGGCGTGTCGTACCTGGAGCGTCTGGATGGCGAGCGCTTCGATTCCCTGGCCTTCAACGAAACCCGCATGGGCCTGCTCTACGATCAACGCTTCTTCAGTTTCGGCGAGGCGCCACTGAGCTGGGAGTCGCTGATCGAACTGCCGATGGGCATGCTCACCAGCGGCATGCATTTTCGCCAGTCCATCGACCATAACTTCCACAGCCGTGGCCTGACCCCACAGCCGTTGCTGCAAACCGATGCGGTCCACCAATTGTTACAGGCGGTACACGGCGGCCTGTGTTGCGCGGTCATGCCGCTGAACGGCGGCCTTGAAAACCTCACCGATCACTTGCGTCTGCAACCTATCGAAAGCGCCCAGACCCTCGCCCGGCTGGGGCTGATCATGCGTCGCAGCGCTCCGCGTTCGGCCTTGGCAGAAGCCTGTTTTGCGATCTATCAGAAATCACTGACAGACACTTGA
- the fdhD gene encoding formate dehydrogenase accessory sulfurtransferase FdhD, with translation MNAKRPGCAAPALETPAPTASQTYSYCNLEYSESSSTALAEEVALAIAYNGISQAVMLVTPTDLEDFIVGFSLGSGIIEDASDIYDLQLSGSGSAQYAQVTIANRAFWNLKQQRRQLAGTSGCGLCGVEAVEQALPDLKVLPGAPLPPAEWLDGLRHRIAEFQPLGQYCGAVHAAVFMNGKGELLLGREDIGRHNALDKLIGGLIRQKIPTTNGLAIVTSRCSLELIQKVLRAGIQTLVSLSSPTGLAVQWARRHNLNLIHLPQKSAPRVYSPATENQA, from the coding sequence ATGAACGCCAAGCGCCCCGGCTGCGCGGCGCCTGCTCTTGAAACGCCCGCGCCCACCGCAAGCCAGACATACAGTTACTGCAACCTTGAATACTCCGAATCGTCCAGCACCGCGCTGGCCGAGGAAGTTGCATTGGCGATCGCCTACAACGGCATCAGCCAGGCGGTCATGTTGGTGACGCCGACGGATCTTGAAGACTTCATCGTCGGCTTCAGCCTCGGCAGCGGCATCATCGAAGACGCTTCAGACATCTACGACTTGCAACTCAGCGGCTCGGGGTCGGCGCAATACGCACAAGTGACCATCGCCAACCGCGCCTTCTGGAACCTCAAGCAGCAGCGTCGGCAACTGGCCGGCACCAGCGGTTGCGGGCTCTGCGGCGTGGAAGCGGTGGAGCAAGCATTGCCCGATCTCAAAGTACTGCCCGGCGCCCCGCTGCCCCCGGCCGAATGGCTGGACGGTTTGCGCCATCGCATCGCTGAATTCCAGCCTTTGGGCCAGTATTGCGGCGCGGTGCATGCGGCGGTGTTCATGAATGGCAAAGGCGAATTGCTGCTGGGCCGTGAAGACATCGGCCGGCACAACGCCCTCGACAAGCTGATCGGCGGGTTGATCCGCCAGAAAATTCCGACCACCAATGGCCTGGCGATTGTCACCAGCCGTTGCAGCCTCGAATTGATCCAGAAAGTGTTACGCGCCGGCATCCAGACCCTGGTCAGCCTGTCGTCGCCCACGGGCCTGGCCGTGCAATGGGCCCGTCGACACAACCTCAACCTCATCCACCTGCCGCAGAAAAGTGCGCCGCGGGTCTACAGCCCCGCGACGGAGAATCAAGCGTGA
- a CDS encoding FdhF/YdeP family oxidoreductase — MNQHQQADQKPAPRYKPYKGAAGGWGALASVARAWLTSDNALKNLRMMLKTNKNGGFDCPGCAWGDSQEGGMVMFCENGAKAVNWEATKRSVDGAFFAKHSVSSLLEQSDYWLEYQGRLTEPLSYDAETDRYKPISWEAAFSLIAKHLQGLSSPNQAEFYTSGRASNEAAFLYQLFVRTYGTNNFPDCSNMCHEASGVALAQSVGVGKGTVTFDDFEHADAIFVWGQNPGTNHPRMLEPLREAVKRGAQVVCINPLKERGLERFQHPQHPIEMLTNGDKPTNTAYFRPALGGDMAIMRGMAKFLLQWERDAQKAGEPAVFDHDFLNEHSANVLEYLGTVDDTPWEQIVEQSGLTLVEIEQAARMYAKGKNVIMCWAMGITQHRHSVATIQEIANLMLLRGNIGRPGAGLCPVRGHSNVQGDRTMGINERPPVAFLDALERRFQFKVPRENGHNVVEAIHAMAEGRSKVFIGLGGNFAQATPDSPRTFQALRNCDLTVQISTKLNRSHLTHGKDALILPCLGRTDIDIQTEGAQAVTVEDSFSMVHASNGQLQPLSNQMRSEPAIIAGIAAATLGSKPVDWNWLIADYSRIRDLIADTIPGFRDFNEKIQNPGGFYLGNSAGARRWNTLSGRANFRPNILPKYLVHERTRATGVLPDLIMQSMRSHDQYNTTIYGLDDRYRGVKGQRDVLFVNEADIIRLGFKPGQKADIVSLWDDGRVRRVKGFTLLAFDIPAGQAAAYYPEVNPLVPLESTGDGSHTPTSKFVAIRLEAASETGLIMAKSA; from the coding sequence GTGAACCAACACCAACAAGCCGACCAGAAACCCGCTCCACGTTACAAGCCCTATAAGGGAGCGGCCGGTGGCTGGGGCGCGCTGGCCAGCGTTGCCCGCGCCTGGTTGACCAGCGACAACGCGTTGAAAAATCTGCGCATGATGCTCAAGACCAACAAGAACGGCGGGTTCGACTGCCCCGGCTGCGCCTGGGGCGATTCTCAGGAAGGCGGCATGGTGATGTTCTGCGAGAACGGCGCCAAAGCAGTGAACTGGGAAGCGACCAAACGGAGTGTCGATGGCGCGTTTTTCGCCAAACACAGCGTTAGCTCGTTGCTGGAGCAAAGTGATTATTGGCTCGAGTACCAGGGCCGTCTGACCGAGCCGCTGAGCTACGACGCCGAAACCGATCGTTACAAACCGATCAGCTGGGAAGCGGCATTCTCCTTGATCGCCAAGCATTTGCAGGGCCTGTCGAGCCCGAATCAGGCCGAGTTCTACACCTCGGGCCGCGCCAGCAACGAAGCGGCGTTCCTCTATCAACTGTTCGTGCGCACCTACGGCACCAACAATTTCCCCGACTGCTCGAACATGTGTCACGAAGCCAGCGGTGTGGCATTGGCCCAAAGCGTCGGCGTCGGCAAAGGCACCGTGACCTTCGACGACTTCGAACACGCCGATGCGATTTTTGTCTGGGGCCAGAACCCTGGCACCAACCACCCGCGGATGCTCGAGCCACTGCGCGAAGCGGTGAAACGCGGTGCGCAGGTGGTGTGCATCAACCCGCTGAAAGAGCGCGGCCTGGAACGCTTCCAGCACCCGCAACACCCGATCGAAATGCTCACCAACGGCGACAAGCCGACCAACACCGCGTACTTCCGTCCGGCATTGGGCGGCGACATGGCGATCATGCGCGGCATGGCCAAGTTCCTGCTGCAATGGGAGCGCGATGCGCAGAAGGCTGGTGAGCCTGCGGTGTTCGACCACGACTTCCTCAACGAACACAGCGCCAACGTTCTGGAATACCTCGGCACCGTCGACGACACCCCATGGGAGCAGATCGTCGAGCAGTCCGGACTGACCCTGGTGGAGATCGAGCAAGCGGCGCGCATGTACGCCAAAGGCAAGAACGTGATCATGTGCTGGGCCATGGGCATCACCCAGCATCGCCATTCAGTGGCGACCATCCAGGAAATCGCCAACCTGATGCTGTTGCGCGGCAACATCGGCCGGCCGGGTGCCGGTCTGTGCCCGGTGCGTGGCCACAGTAACGTGCAGGGCGACCGGACGATGGGCATCAACGAACGTCCGCCGGTGGCGTTCCTCGACGCCCTGGAGCGGCGCTTCCAGTTCAAGGTACCCCGTGAAAACGGCCACAACGTGGTCGAGGCGATTCACGCCATGGCCGAAGGCCGTTCGAAAGTCTTCATCGGCCTGGGCGGCAACTTCGCCCAAGCCACCCCGGACAGCCCACGGACCTTCCAGGCCCTGCGCAACTGCGACCTGACCGTGCAGATCAGCACCAAGCTCAACCGCAGCCATCTGACCCACGGTAAAGACGCGCTGATCCTGCCGTGCCTGGGCCGTACCGACATCGATATCCAGACCGAAGGCGCCCAAGCGGTGACCGTGGAAGACTCGTTCAGCATGGTCCACGCCTCCAACGGTCAGTTGCAGCCGCTGTCGAACCAGATGCGCTCGGAACCTGCGATCATCGCCGGTATCGCCGCCGCGACCCTGGGCAGCAAACCGGTGGACTGGAACTGGCTGATAGCGGATTACAGCCGCATCCGCGACCTGATCGCCGACACCATCCCGGGCTTTCGGGACTTCAACGAGAAGATCCAGAACCCGGGCGGTTTCTACCTGGGCAACAGCGCCGGCGCTCGCCGCTGGAACACCCTGTCGGGCCGGGCCAACTTCCGTCCGAACATCCTGCCCAAATACCTGGTGCACGAACGCACCCGCGCCACCGGCGTATTGCCGGACCTGATCATGCAGTCGATGCGCTCCCATGATCAGTACAACACCACCATTTATGGTCTTGATGATCGTTATCGTGGGGTGAAAGGTCAGCGGGATGTGTTGTTCGTCAATGAAGCCGACATCATTCGCCTGGGGTTCAAACCGGGGCAGAAAGCTGACATCGTTTCGCTCTGGGATGATGGCCGTGTGCGGCGGGTGAAGGGCTTTACGCTGCTGGCGTTTGATATCCCTGCCGGGCAAGCGGCCGCTTACTACCCGGAAGTGAACCCGTTGGTGCCGCTGGAAAGCACTGGGGATGGCAGCCATACGCCGACGTCGAAGTTTGTGGCGATCCGCTTGGAAGCGGCGAGTGAAACGGGGTTGATCATGGCCAAGTCGGCTTGA
- a CDS encoding glycine zipper domain-containing protein, whose protein sequence is MKFSSILLLSLGLVSGFASAGGTTEAGVGGALGGVLGSVVGQSLGGSTGSTIGAALGGAGGSAVGADRRSRGEAAIGGALGAAGGNVVGRSMGGTTGSLIGSAAGGGAGGALGNYMGNKSDDDDRRSYRRGYDDDDRRYYRDGHPGRGHAYGHRKHHHRYRD, encoded by the coding sequence ATGAAGTTCTCCTCGATTCTCTTGTTGTCCCTTGGCCTGGTCAGTGGCTTCGCGTCTGCTGGCGGCACCACCGAAGCAGGTGTGGGCGGCGCATTGGGCGGGGTTCTGGGCTCGGTCGTCGGTCAATCGCTAGGCGGCAGTACAGGTTCAACCATTGGCGCGGCCCTGGGCGGCGCGGGTGGTAGCGCAGTGGGCGCAGACAGACGCAGCCGTGGCGAAGCCGCCATTGGCGGTGCCTTGGGCGCAGCTGGCGGTAACGTGGTCGGCCGCAGCATGGGCGGCACCACCGGTAGCCTGATCGGCTCCGCAGCAGGCGGCGGCGCCGGTGGCGCGCTGGGTAACTACATGGGCAACAAGAGCGATGACGACGATCGTCGTTCCTACCGTCGTGGTTATGACGATGATGATCGTCGCTACTACCGTGACGGCCATCCGGGTCGCGGCCATGCCTATGGCCATCGCAAGCATCACCATCGCTATCGCGACTGA
- a CDS encoding thioesterase family protein, translating into MSNPMPQRTDYPHFQPITTRWHDNDAYGHVNNVTYYSFFDTAVNTYLIEVGGLDIHDGEVVGFVVSSACDYFASIAFPDRIEIGLRVGKLGNSSVQYELAVFKAGEDEACAAGRFVHVFVDRASNQPVAIPAGLRGALERLAI; encoded by the coding sequence ATGTCCAACCCGATGCCCCAACGCACCGACTACCCGCACTTCCAGCCCATCACCACCCGCTGGCACGACAATGACGCCTACGGTCACGTCAACAACGTCACCTACTACAGTTTTTTCGACACGGCGGTGAACACCTACCTGATCGAAGTCGGCGGCCTGGATATCCATGACGGCGAGGTGGTGGGTTTTGTGGTGAGTTCGGCCTGCGATTACTTTGCTTCTATCGCCTTCCCGGATCGGATCGAAATCGGCCTGCGGGTGGGCAAGCTGGGTAACAGCTCGGTGCAATACGAATTGGCGGTGTTCAAGGCTGGCGAAGACGAAGCCTGCGCGGCGGGGCGTTTCGTGCATGTATTCGTGGATCGAGCGTCGAATCAGCCGGTGGCGATTCCTGCCGGGTTGCGCGGGGCGTTGGAGCGACTGGCGATCTGA
- a CDS encoding 3-hydroxyacyl-CoA dehydrogenase, whose amino-acid sequence MSQTLFDIQRAAVIGAGTMGRGIVMCLANAGVPVQWVDNNPQMLELALASVAETYAHNVRQGRIDQAEADARIARVTAAADYAAIRDVDLVIEAVYENLELKQNIFRELDGLLKPEAILASNTSALDIDAIAAATRRPHQVLGLHFFSPAHIMKLLEIVRGAQTAPAVLDAALALGLRMGKVSVVSGNCHGFIGNRMLHPYVLEARKMLLEGALPYQVDAALQGFGFAMGPFRMYDVVGIDLEWRARELAGKGQDAPQVQVDNRLCELGRFGQKSGDGYYHYEPGSRQAEHDLEVDALVLEVSEGLGFQRRDIDPEEVLERCLLALVNEGAKILQEGIAASAHDIDLVYLNGYGFPADKGGPMAWADRQGLADIHLRLLQLETKQGDHWAPARLIGELAAQGKGFAEM is encoded by the coding sequence ATGAGCCAGACACTGTTCGATATTCAGCGCGCCGCCGTGATCGGGGCGGGCACCATGGGCCGTGGCATTGTCATGTGCCTGGCCAACGCCGGGGTACCGGTGCAGTGGGTCGATAACAATCCGCAGATGCTTGAGTTGGCGCTCGCCAGCGTGGCTGAGACTTATGCGCACAACGTGCGTCAGGGGCGGATCGATCAGGCCGAGGCGGATGCGCGCATTGCACGGGTGACGGCGGCTGCCGATTACGCAGCGATTCGCGATGTCGATCTGGTTATCGAAGCGGTCTACGAAAATCTCGAGCTGAAGCAGAACATCTTTCGCGAACTAGACGGTCTGCTCAAACCCGAAGCGATTCTGGCCAGCAATACCTCGGCGCTGGATATCGACGCGATCGCCGCTGCCACTCGCCGTCCGCATCAGGTCCTGGGCCTGCATTTCTTCAGCCCGGCACACATCATGAAATTGCTGGAGATCGTGCGCGGTGCCCAGACGGCGCCGGCGGTGCTTGATGCGGCGCTGGCGCTGGGGCTGCGCATGGGCAAGGTCAGCGTGGTCTCGGGCAATTGCCACGGTTTCATCGGCAACCGCATGCTGCATCCGTACGTGCTCGAAGCGCGCAAGATGTTGCTGGAGGGTGCTTTGCCTTATCAGGTGGATGCAGCGCTGCAAGGTTTTGGTTTCGCCATGGGGCCGTTCCGCATGTATGACGTGGTCGGCATCGACCTGGAATGGCGCGCTCGGGAACTGGCTGGCAAAGGCCAGGATGCGCCGCAGGTTCAGGTGGACAACCGACTGTGCGAGCTGGGGCGCTTCGGGCAGAAGAGTGGCGATGGGTATTATCACTACGAACCGGGCAGTCGTCAGGCTGAGCACGATCTGGAAGTCGATGCGTTGGTGCTGGAAGTCAGCGAGGGGTTGGGGTTCCAGCGTCGCGACATTGACCCTGAAGAGGTTCTGGAGCGCTGTTTGCTGGCGCTGGTCAACGAAGGGGCGAAGATTCTTCAGGAAGGCATCGCGGCGTCGGCGCATGACATCGACCTGGTGTACCTCAATGGTTATGGTTTCCCGGCGGACAAGGGCGGGCCGATGGCTTGGGCGGATCGGCAAGGGTTGGCGGATATTCATCTGCGATTGTTGCAGCTTGAGACCAAGCAGGGTGATCACTGGGCGCCGGCGCGGTTGATTGGGGAGTTGGCGGCGCAGGGTAAAGGGTTTGCCGAGATGTGA
- a CDS encoding ATP-dependent DNA helicase RecQ gives MHNTLEQVFGYPQFRPGQEAAVSAVLAGRSAAAIFPTGSGKSLCYQLPALLLPHLTLVVSPLLALMQDQLAFLQRHGIAAGSIDSAQSRDDASDVMARAKSGELKILMISVERLKNERFRHFLQQVPISLLVVDEAHCISEWGHNFRPDYLKLPDYQRQFNIPQALLLTATATPKVIADMEARFAIAPEDVVTTGFYRPNLNLLVEPVRGQDKRRRLVEWMSQRPDQPSIVYVTLQKTAEHIAEHLSRNGIQAEAYHAGLPHEQREGIQKRFMGGQSNCIVATIAFGMGIDKSDIRNVVHFDLPKSIENYSQEIGRAGRDGQPSDCLVLANRDSLNVLENFVYGDTPELDGIRCVLDELQAAAPEGQWEFLLGPLADQSNIRQLPLKTLLVQLELRGLIAPRYAYYAEYRFKYLQEPEALLARFEGERRDFVSAIIKTSSRARTWATVNFDALYEQHSAERSRVVKALDYFQEKGWVELESKQMTEVYSLLKTDFDSQALSAELHACFTQHERTEIARVHAMLDLFATDHCLGYRLAEYFGDENAPQRCGHCSVCHGHVARLPEPPELPALVDKSFEALCGDFIHRHELHTGSVPSAERVTRFLCGISVPLFTKLKARSIPGFAALEDYPYAEVRAWAEAHLPS, from the coding sequence ATGCACAACACCCTGGAACAGGTTTTCGGTTATCCACAGTTTCGGCCCGGCCAGGAGGCGGCGGTCAGCGCGGTGCTGGCCGGACGCTCGGCGGCGGCGATTTTCCCTACCGGCTCGGGCAAGTCTCTTTGCTATCAATTACCGGCCTTGTTGCTGCCGCACCTGACATTGGTTGTGTCGCCTTTGCTGGCGTTGATGCAGGATCAGTTGGCGTTCTTGCAGCGCCACGGGATTGCGGCGGGCAGTATCGATTCGGCCCAGAGCCGCGATGACGCCAGCGATGTGATGGCCCGCGCGAAGTCCGGGGAATTGAAGATTCTGATGATTTCCGTGGAGCGCTTGAAGAACGAGCGCTTCCGCCATTTTTTGCAGCAGGTGCCGATCTCGCTGCTGGTGGTGGACGAGGCCCACTGCATCTCCGAGTGGGGCCACAACTTCCGCCCCGACTACCTCAAGCTGCCGGACTATCAGCGCCAGTTCAACATTCCCCAGGCTCTGCTGTTGACCGCCACCGCGACACCCAAGGTGATCGCCGACATGGAAGCCAGATTCGCCATCGCCCCTGAAGATGTGGTGACCACCGGTTTCTACCGACCCAACCTCAATTTGTTGGTGGAGCCGGTACGCGGTCAGGACAAGCGCCGACGTCTCGTCGAATGGATGAGCCAGCGCCCCGACCAGCCGAGCATCGTCTACGTCACCCTGCAGAAAACCGCCGAGCACATTGCCGAGCATTTGAGCAGGAATGGCATTCAGGCCGAGGCCTATCACGCCGGTTTGCCCCACGAACAACGGGAAGGGATACAGAAGCGGTTCATGGGCGGGCAGTCCAATTGCATCGTCGCCACCATCGCCTTCGGCATGGGTATCGATAAAAGCGATATCCGCAATGTGGTGCATTTCGACTTGCCCAAATCCATCGAAAACTACAGCCAGGAAATCGGCCGCGCCGGCCGTGACGGGCAGCCGTCCGACTGCCTTGTATTGGCCAACCGTGACAGCCTCAACGTGCTGGAAAACTTCGTCTACGGCGACACGCCGGAGCTGGACGGCATTCGTTGCGTGCTCGATGAGCTGCAAGCCGCCGCGCCCGAGGGGCAGTGGGAGTTTCTGCTGGGGCCTTTGGCCGATCAGAGCAACATTCGCCAGTTACCGCTCAAGACCTTGCTGGTACAGCTGGAGCTGCGGGGGTTGATCGCTCCGCGCTATGCCTATTACGCCGAATACCGCTTCAAGTATTTGCAGGAGCCCGAAGCGTTGCTGGCCCGGTTCGAAGGTGAGCGCAGGGACTTCGTCTCGGCGATCATCAAGACTTCCAGCCGCGCACGGACCTGGGCCACGGTGAATTTCGATGCACTGTATGAACAGCATTCCGCCGAGCGCAGTCGGGTGGTCAAGGCGCTGGACTATTTTCAGGAAAAAGGCTGGGTCGAGCTGGAAAGCAAGCAGATGACCGAGGTCTACAGCCTGCTGAAAACGGACTTTGATTCCCAAGCCCTGAGCGCCGAACTGCACGCCTGCTTCACCCAGCACGAGCGCACCGAGATTGCACGGGTTCACGCCATGCTGGATCTCTTCGCCACCGACCACTGTCTGGGCTATCGCCTGGCGGAGTACTTCGGCGACGAAAACGCACCGCAGCGGTGTGGGCATTGTTCGGTGTGTCACGGCCACGTAGCGCGGCTACCCGAGCCGCCGGAATTGCCGGCGCTTGTGGATAAAAGCTTCGAGGCGCTGTGCGGTGATTTTATCCACAGGCATGAGCTGCACACGGGGAGTGTTCCATCGGCAGAGCGCGTGACGCGGTTTCTGTGCGGGATCAGCGTGCCGCTGTTTACCAAGCTCAAGGCGCGATCGATTCCGGGGTTTGCGGCGTTGGAGGATTATCCGTATGCCGAGGTTCGGGCGTGGGCCGAAGCGCATTTGCCAAGTTGA